The following proteins are co-located in the Nocardia bhagyanarayanae genome:
- a CDS encoding ATP-binding cassette domain-containing protein — MTLAVEVRGLVKNYGKIRVLDDIDLEIPAGTVMGLLGPNGAGKTTTVRIVTTLLKPCAGSVRVAGIDVLRDPADARRRIGLSGQYAAVDANLSGYENLRMVARLYGMTPRQATNRAAELLGALGLDHAAHRRAGTYSGGMARRLDLAGALVARPAVVVLDEPTTGLDPRGRLDMWRVIGDLVDDGTTVLLTTQYLEEADLLADRITVIDRGRVIARGSADELKTSIGGDRLTVTLAPGQEAKPAMTVLAQIGVGEPSHETGTDEVTVVVGDGSRTMVEALRRLDDAGVCVVDASVHRPSLDDVFLSLTGTSAPTPSAESETDDVPEEIMS; from the coding sequence ATGACTCTCGCGGTGGAGGTGCGCGGTCTCGTCAAGAACTACGGCAAAATCCGGGTGCTCGACGATATCGACCTGGAGATTCCGGCGGGCACGGTGATGGGACTGCTCGGGCCCAACGGAGCGGGCAAGACCACCACCGTCCGGATCGTCACGACCCTGCTGAAGCCGTGCGCCGGCTCGGTACGGGTGGCCGGAATCGACGTGCTCCGCGACCCGGCGGACGCGCGACGGCGGATCGGCCTTTCCGGTCAGTACGCGGCCGTCGACGCCAACCTCTCGGGCTACGAGAACCTACGCATGGTGGCCCGGCTCTACGGAATGACACCGCGCCAAGCCACCAACCGAGCCGCCGAACTGCTCGGCGCGCTCGGTCTCGACCATGCCGCGCACCGCCGCGCGGGCACCTACTCGGGCGGCATGGCGCGCCGCCTCGACTTGGCGGGCGCGCTCGTCGCCCGGCCCGCGGTGGTGGTGCTCGACGAGCCGACCACCGGTCTGGACCCCCGCGGCAGGCTCGACATGTGGCGGGTCATCGGCGATCTCGTCGACGACGGCACCACCGTGCTGCTCACCACCCAGTACCTGGAAGAGGCCGATCTGCTCGCCGACCGCATCACCGTCATCGATCGCGGGCGGGTCATCGCGCGCGGTTCGGCCGACGAGCTGAAGACCTCCATCGGCGGCGACCGGCTCACGGTCACCCTGGCGCCGGGCCAGGAAGCCAAGCCCGCGATGACAGTACTCGCCCAGATCGGCGTCGGCGAGCCGAGCCACGAGACCGGCACCGATGAGGTGACGGTGGTGGTCGGCGACGGCTCGCGCACCATGGTCGAGGCGTTGCGCAGGCTCGACGACGCCGGGGTGTGCGTGGTGGACGCGAGCGTGCACAGGCCGAGTCTCGACGACGTATTCCTGTCCCTCACCGGCACATCGGCGCCGACGCCGAGCGCCGAATCGGAAACCGACGACGTACCCGAGGAGATCATGTCGTGA
- a CDS encoding ABC transporter permease translates to MFRDSAIVAYRNLLTILRVPTLLVTATIQPLMFVFLFAYIFGASLGGSQYREFLLAGIFAQTVAFNAAFTTVGLAGDLHKGIIDRMRTLPMSRLAVLMGRTLSDLAVNVLSLVVMVVCGYIVGWRINGGIADAALAFGIILLFAFAMSWVGAVTGLFSPTVEVAQSAGLIWLFPLSFISSAFISAETLPGPLRTIAEWNPITAVSASGRKLFENDSPPSFVPPSGWAADHCIEYAIICSVAILVVAMPLALLRYRKVASH, encoded by the coding sequence ATCTTCCGGGACAGCGCGATCGTCGCCTACCGCAATCTGCTGACCATTCTCCGGGTACCGACGCTGCTGGTCACCGCGACCATCCAGCCATTGATGTTCGTGTTCCTCTTCGCCTACATCTTCGGCGCCTCGCTGGGCGGCAGCCAGTACCGCGAGTTCCTGCTGGCCGGAATCTTCGCCCAGACGGTCGCCTTCAATGCCGCGTTCACCACCGTCGGCCTGGCGGGCGACCTGCACAAGGGCATCATCGATCGGATGCGCACGCTGCCGATGTCGCGGCTCGCGGTGCTCATGGGCCGTACGCTCTCGGACCTGGCCGTGAACGTCCTTAGCTTGGTGGTCATGGTGGTCTGCGGCTACATCGTCGGCTGGCGGATCAACGGCGGAATCGCCGACGCCGCCTTGGCCTTCGGGATCATCCTGTTGTTCGCGTTCGCCATGTCGTGGGTCGGCGCGGTCACCGGCCTGTTCTCGCCGACCGTCGAGGTCGCCCAGTCCGCGGGCCTGATCTGGTTGTTCCCGCTCAGCTTCATCTCGTCGGCCTTCATCTCCGCCGAGACGCTGCCGGGGCCGCTGCGCACCATCGCGGAGTGGAATCCGATCACCGCGGTCTCGGCGTCGGGGCGCAAGTTGTTCGAGAACGATTCCCCGCCCTCGTTCGTGCCGCCCTCGGGCTGGGCGGCCGATCACTGCATCGAGTACGCCATCATCTGCTCGGTGGCGATCCTGGTCGTGGCGATGCCGTTGGCGCTGCTGCGCTACCGCAAGGTCGCCAGCCACTGA
- a CDS encoding RNA polymerase-binding protein RbpA, with translation MADRVLRGSRLGAVSYETDRDHDLAPRRIARYRTDNGEEFDVPFADDAEIPPTWLCRNGQEGILVEGTTQETKKVKPPRTHWDMLLERRSKEELEELLKERLELLKTRRRA, from the coding sequence ATGGCAGATCGCGTACTCCGGGGCAGTCGGCTCGGAGCGGTGAGCTACGAGACCGATCGCGACCACGACCTGGCCCCGCGTCGGATCGCCCGGTACCGCACCGACAACGGCGAAGAGTTCGACGTGCCCTTCGCCGACGACGCCGAGATCCCCCCGACCTGGCTGTGCCGCAACGGCCAGGAGGGCATCCTGGTCGAGGGCACCACGCAGGAGACCAAGAAGGTCAAGCCGCCGCGCACCCACTGGGACATGCTGCTGGAGCGCCGCAGCAAGGAAGAGCTCGAGGAGCTGCTCAAGGAGCGCCTCGAACTGCTCAAGACCCGCCGCCGCGCCTGA
- a CDS encoding M23 family metallopeptidase, whose amino-acid sequence MPVTDLLSALRPGATRSRRHRVATRAVAVSAAVGASLGVLAFANPENPAPAPAAAETATNSSAIQYAAFDPAPPAPEAWDQHRAAQEAAPAPAPEPVAAPARPHTVRPVAGRLTSNFGSRWGAMHNGLDFGDPIGAPIFAVTDGVVIEAGPASGFGLWVRVQQDDGTVGVYGHVNDILAEVGQPVLAGDVIATVGNRGQSTGPHLHYEVHDPALGPIDPMPWLAARGVHVGFAEE is encoded by the coding sequence ATGCCCGTGACCGATCTGTTATCTGCTCTTCGGCCCGGCGCGACTCGCTCTCGCCGGCACCGTGTCGCCACCCGTGCGGTGGCCGTCTCCGCCGCCGTAGGCGCCTCCCTCGGCGTCCTCGCTTTCGCCAACCCCGAGAACCCGGCTCCCGCACCCGCGGCCGCCGAAACCGCCACGAACTCGAGCGCCATCCAGTACGCCGCGTTCGACCCGGCTCCCCCCGCTCCCGAGGCCTGGGACCAGCACCGCGCAGCTCAGGAAGCCGCCCCGGCCCCCGCCCCGGAACCCGTCGCGGCGCCCGCCCGTCCGCATACCGTCCGTCCCGTCGCGGGCCGACTCACCTCCAACTTCGGCTCCCGCTGGGGCGCCATGCACAACGGCCTCGACTTCGGCGACCCGATCGGCGCCCCCATCTTCGCCGTCACCGACGGCGTCGTGATCGAGGCAGGCCCCGCCTCCGGCTTCGGCCTGTGGGTGCGCGTCCAGCAGGACGACGGCACCGTCGGAGTCTACGGACACGTCAACGACATCCTCGCGGAGGTCGGCCAGCCGGTCCTCGCGGGCGACGTGATCGCCACCGTCGGCAACCGTGGCCAGTCCACCGGACCGCACCTGCACTACGAAGTGCACGATCCCGCTCTCGGCCCGATCGACCCGATGCCGTGGCTCGCCGCCCGAGGCGTCCACGTGGGCTTCGCCGAGGAGTGA
- a CDS encoding ArsR/SmtB family transcription factor — MATNGVRALEALAEPTRRAIFEALPHAPKSVGELADLVGVSSSAVSQHLKVLRAARLVMVRPEGTRRVYTLDPRGLGDARDYLEQFWPSALAAYAAALSEARAER; from the coding sequence GTGGCGACTAACGGAGTTCGGGCACTGGAGGCGCTGGCCGAGCCGACCAGGCGGGCGATTTTCGAGGCGCTGCCGCACGCGCCGAAGTCGGTGGGGGAGTTGGCCGACCTGGTCGGCGTCAGCAGCTCGGCGGTCTCCCAGCACCTGAAGGTGCTGCGGGCGGCGCGGCTGGTCATGGTGCGTCCGGAAGGCACTCGGCGGGTGTACACGCTCGATCCGCGCGGCCTCGGCGACGCGCGCGACTACCTCGAACAGTTCTGGCCGAGCGCGCTGGCGGCCTACGCGGCCGCGCTGAGTGAGGCGCGCGCCGAGCGATGA
- a CDS encoding glycosyltransferase family 9 protein — MAVVLVLQARGLGDLLTAVPALRALRRAKPSDQIVLAAPHRLKPIVDLITSVDTMVPTADVSALRWDGPSPQLAVNLHGPSAESVVELVKTDPARILTYRNPAFPELRGPIWQPDMHEVERWCHLLESDGIVADRRNLGLVPPVSTNSRRDCVVVHVGAGAPARRWPPDRFAAVVRHLLVLGREVVLTGDEFERDIALNVAARAGLPQANVLAGDQNLIDLAATVAEAALVISGDTGVARLATAFGTRTVLLFGPTPPRWGGPPPHLLARHIVLWAGQTGDRYADTPDPGLLRIGVGEVVSAVEKQLNQRNSAAARRPAYRRVG; from the coding sequence GTGGCGGTTGTACTCGTGCTACAGGCACGCGGACTCGGTGATCTGCTCACCGCGGTCCCGGCGCTCCGTGCGCTGCGACGAGCCAAGCCGAGCGACCAGATCGTCCTCGCCGCGCCGCACCGGCTCAAGCCGATCGTCGACCTGATCACCTCGGTGGACACCATGGTCCCCACCGCCGACGTGAGCGCGCTGCGCTGGGACGGACCGTCGCCGCAGCTGGCGGTGAATCTGCACGGGCCGAGCGCCGAGAGCGTCGTCGAGCTGGTCAAGACCGACCCGGCACGGATCCTGACCTACCGTAATCCGGCCTTCCCCGAGCTGCGGGGCCCGATCTGGCAACCGGATATGCACGAGGTGGAGCGGTGGTGTCACCTGCTCGAATCCGACGGCATCGTGGCCGACCGCCGCAACCTGGGCCTGGTGCCTCCCGTGTCCACCAACAGCCGCCGCGACTGCGTCGTCGTGCACGTCGGGGCGGGCGCTCCCGCGCGGCGCTGGCCGCCGGACCGGTTCGCCGCGGTCGTGCGGCACCTGCTGGTGCTCGGCCGCGAGGTGGTGCTCACCGGTGACGAGTTCGAGCGGGACATCGCGCTGAACGTCGCCGCGCGGGCCGGACTTCCCCAGGCGAACGTGCTCGCCGGCGACCAGAACCTCATCGACCTCGCCGCCACCGTCGCCGAGGCGGCGCTGGTGATCAGCGGCGATACGGGCGTCGCGCGGCTGGCCACGGCCTTCGGCACCCGCACCGTCCTGTTGTTCGGCCCGACGCCGCCGCGCTGGGGCGGACCGCCCCCGCATCTGCTCGCCAGGCACATCGTGCTGTGGGCGGGTCAGACGGGTGATCGATATGCCGATACGCCCGATCCCGGCCTGCTGCGCATCGGGGTCGGCGAGGTCGTCAGCGCGGTCGAGAAGCAACTGAACCAGCGCAACTCCGCCGCGGCGCGGCGCCCGGCCTACCGCAGGGTGGGCTGA
- a CDS encoding VOC family protein → MVSKLNPYLGFGDNARPALEFYRDVFGGTLAVNTFGEFGDKESPGAELVMHGQLETPSGFTLMASDTPPGMEYQPGSSISISLSGDDAEELRGYWDKLSAGGVVTVPLEKQMWGDEFGMCRDKFGIAWMVNIVSPEG, encoded by the coding sequence ATGGTCTCCAAGCTCAACCCGTACCTCGGCTTCGGCGACAACGCGCGCCCGGCCCTCGAGTTCTATCGCGACGTGTTCGGCGGCACCCTGGCCGTGAACACCTTCGGCGAGTTCGGCGACAAGGAATCGCCCGGCGCCGAACTGGTCATGCACGGTCAACTGGAGACGCCGAGCGGGTTCACGCTGATGGCGTCGGACACCCCGCCCGGCATGGAGTACCAGCCGGGCAGCAGCATCTCGATCAGCCTCAGCGGCGACGACGCCGAGGAACTGCGCGGCTACTGGGACAAGCTGAGCGCGGGCGGCGTGGTCACCGTTCCGCTGGAGAAGCAGATGTGGGGCGACGAGTTCGGGATGTGCCGCGACAAGTTCGGCATCGCCTGGATGGTCAACATCGTCTCGCCGGAGGGCTGA
- a CDS encoding HdeD family acid-resistance protein — MTTNSVVDGPAQALAKSAWQTVLVTGVLSVILGVVILVWPDKTLLVAGILFGIYLVIAGVLQLVAAFGATKSAGMRVLYFLSGVLSIIIGVFCFRDELASILLLGLWIGIGWLFRGVAVLVAAASDPDLPGRGWQGFFGVITAIAGVVLIIWPVSSVATLTLVAGIWLIVLGIMEIITAFGVRKDFRRLTEAVA, encoded by the coding sequence ATGACGACAAACAGTGTGGTCGATGGACCTGCTCAGGCGCTCGCGAAGAGCGCCTGGCAAACCGTTCTGGTCACCGGTGTCCTCTCGGTGATCCTCGGTGTGGTGATTCTGGTGTGGCCGGACAAGACCCTGTTGGTCGCGGGCATCCTCTTCGGCATCTACCTGGTGATCGCCGGTGTGCTGCAGCTGGTGGCCGCGTTCGGCGCGACCAAGAGCGCGGGCATGCGGGTGCTGTACTTCCTCAGCGGCGTGCTGTCGATCATCATCGGCGTGTTCTGCTTCCGCGACGAGCTCGCCTCGATCCTGCTGCTCGGGCTGTGGATCGGTATCGGCTGGCTGTTCCGCGGCGTGGCCGTGCTGGTGGCTGCCGCCTCTGATCCCGACCTGCCCGGACGCGGCTGGCAAGGCTTCTTCGGCGTGATCACCGCGATCGCCGGTGTCGTACTGATCATCTGGCCGGTCAGCTCCGTGGCCACCCTGACCCTCGTCGCGGGCATCTGGCTGATCGTGCTCGGCATCATGGAGATCATCACCGCCTTCGGCGTCCGCAAGGACTTCCGGCGTCTGACCGAAGCCGTCGCCTGA
- a CDS encoding serine/threonine-protein kinase: MADMQPTQRSPSSGVVADLNAEGFEEAEEIGRGGFGVVYRCKQPDLDRIVAVKVLTSDLDAESMQRFIREQQAMGRLSGHPHIAAVFQVGTTSSGHPYLVMPYHARGSLEQRIRNFGPLDWTATLRLGVKMAGALEAAHRVGTLHRDVKPGNILITDYGEPQLTDFGIARTAGGFRTTTGIITGSPAFTAPEVLRGEPSTPASDVYGLGATLFCALTGHVAYERHTGEQVLAHFLRVAAQPIPDLRAEGMPDDVCTAIEHAMAGDSAQRPESALALGEELRAVQEHRGVPVDVMVLPIAPGPRKPPPAATVRRRERPTAPPTPATKYRPPTPARTPITRKRLLDLLRSGSRKRLTFIHAPSGFGKTTLAAQWRDELANAGTPVAWLTVDEDDNNVAWFLAHLVEAIRGPRPNLADELDRVLEVHPDDAERYVLTALIDDLHSHDDRVTVVLDDWQRVTDESSLAAVRFLLEHGCHHLPIIVTSTSRSGLPLSRLRIDGELEEIDSSALRFDVDEVRHFLAEAGGLHLSDADVEALTETTDGWAAALQLAVLSLRAGDDPAHLVDSLSAHADIGEFLAENVLDALEPDMLEFLTKTSICGRICGALASAVTGDEHARAMLEDIEDRGLFLQRIDPNREWFRYHQLFAGYLRRRLERDRSEEIEALHYRASEWFARHELLNDAVDHALAAGNPDRAVDLIEQGGGYLLERSKMTTLVGIVAKLPPQSIQSRPRIQLFLSWVYLVLRRPEPAAAALARFTAALDQAELTDAERADLRAEADVLAGTREMFADRIEQGDRLIRAVLSRLDDFSPRVAGVAVNIAAIAAIHRFDFDAARRWQQRAVPYHDATGPFLRVYGRCFAGIAEREQLLIPAADEAFRDAVEFATTTMGPHSHAARLASALLGELRYETGDVDTAAELLLESLGLAEEGGGGVDFMIATYATGARVEAVRGDLRAAAKRLNDGMASAERMALPRLAARLRNERIRLGLGLAPDEIERLVGRRELRHDDGIATLIAELDEDSAIRLLLTAYPPDRHDEACERARALLTSIESAPRPLAAVRARLLLGTALRRAGRAEDAARELAAAVATCDEAGLVRLPIDAMRDLPGPDAR; encoded by the coding sequence ATGGCCGACATGCAGCCGACACAGCGCAGTCCGTCCTCCGGGGTCGTCGCGGATTTGAACGCCGAAGGGTTCGAGGAGGCGGAAGAGATCGGACGCGGCGGCTTCGGCGTCGTGTACCGCTGCAAGCAACCCGACCTGGACCGGATCGTGGCCGTCAAGGTGCTGACCTCGGATCTCGACGCGGAGAGCATGCAGCGGTTCATCCGGGAGCAGCAGGCCATGGGACGGCTGTCCGGACATCCGCACATCGCGGCCGTCTTCCAGGTCGGCACCACCAGCAGCGGGCACCCGTATCTGGTCATGCCGTACCACGCGCGCGGCTCGCTGGAGCAGCGGATCAGGAACTTCGGCCCGCTCGACTGGACCGCGACGCTACGGCTCGGCGTCAAGATGGCCGGGGCGCTGGAGGCCGCGCACCGGGTCGGCACCCTGCATCGCGACGTGAAACCCGGCAACATCCTGATCACCGACTACGGCGAACCGCAACTGACCGACTTCGGCATCGCCCGCACCGCGGGCGGTTTTCGGACGACAACCGGAATCATCACGGGCTCACCGGCTTTCACCGCGCCCGAGGTACTGCGTGGTGAGCCGTCGACGCCCGCGTCCGATGTATACGGCCTCGGTGCGACGCTGTTCTGCGCGCTCACCGGGCACGTCGCGTACGAGCGCCACACCGGCGAACAGGTGCTCGCCCACTTCCTCCGGGTCGCCGCGCAGCCGATCCCCGATCTGCGCGCGGAGGGCATGCCCGACGATGTCTGCACCGCCATCGAGCACGCCATGGCGGGCGACTCCGCGCAGCGGCCTGAGTCGGCGCTCGCCCTCGGCGAGGAGCTGCGCGCGGTGCAGGAGCACCGCGGGGTCCCGGTCGATGTCATGGTGTTGCCGATCGCGCCCGGCCCGCGGAAGCCCCCGCCCGCCGCGACGGTTCGCCGCCGCGAACGACCCACCGCTCCCCCGACCCCGGCGACGAAGTACCGTCCGCCGACTCCGGCGCGGACGCCCATCACCAGAAAGCGCCTGCTCGATCTGCTTCGCTCGGGCTCACGCAAGCGGTTGACGTTCATCCACGCGCCGAGCGGGTTCGGCAAGACCACCCTCGCGGCCCAATGGCGCGACGAGCTCGCGAACGCGGGCACGCCGGTCGCCTGGCTGACCGTCGACGAGGACGACAACAACGTCGCCTGGTTCCTCGCGCACCTGGTGGAGGCCATTCGCGGCCCGCGCCCCAACCTCGCCGACGAACTGGATCGCGTTCTGGAGGTCCATCCCGACGATGCCGAGCGGTACGTGCTCACCGCGCTGATCGACGATCTGCACTCGCACGACGACCGGGTCACCGTCGTGCTGGACGACTGGCAGCGGGTGACCGACGAATCCTCGCTGGCGGCAGTCCGTTTCCTGCTCGAGCACGGCTGCCACCACCTGCCGATCATCGTGACGAGCACGTCCCGCTCGGGACTTCCGCTGAGCCGGCTGCGCATCGACGGCGAGCTGGAGGAAATCGATTCGAGCGCGTTGCGTTTCGACGTCGACGAGGTGCGGCACTTCCTGGCGGAGGCGGGCGGGCTGCACTTGTCGGACGCCGATGTCGAAGCACTGACCGAGACCACGGACGGCTGGGCCGCGGCGCTGCAATTGGCGGTGTTGTCGTTGCGCGCGGGCGACGATCCGGCACACCTGGTCGACAGCCTGTCCGCACATGCCGACATCGGTGAGTTCCTCGCCGAGAACGTGCTGGACGCGCTGGAACCGGACATGCTCGAATTCCTCACGAAGACTTCGATATGCGGGCGAATCTGCGGTGCGCTCGCGTCCGCCGTCACGGGTGACGAGCATGCGCGCGCGATGTTGGAGGACATCGAGGACCGCGGGTTGTTCCTGCAACGCATCGACCCGAATCGCGAATGGTTCCGGTATCACCAGCTTTTCGCGGGATATCTGCGCCGCCGCCTGGAGCGGGACCGTTCCGAGGAGATCGAGGCGCTGCACTATCGGGCATCGGAGTGGTTCGCGCGGCACGAACTGCTCAATGACGCGGTCGATCACGCGTTGGCCGCCGGAAACCCCGACCGCGCGGTCGATCTCATCGAGCAAGGCGGCGGGTACCTGCTGGAGCGGTCCAAGATGACGACACTGGTGGGCATCGTGGCCAAGCTGCCCCCACAGTCGATCCAGTCGCGACCCCGTATCCAACTGTTCCTCTCCTGGGTGTACCTCGTCCTGCGCAGGCCGGAACCCGCCGCCGCGGCGCTCGCCCGCTTCACGGCCGCGCTCGACCAGGCCGAGCTGACGGACGCCGAACGCGCGGACCTCCGCGCCGAGGCCGATGTGCTCGCGGGCACCAGGGAGATGTTCGCCGATCGAATCGAGCAGGGAGACCGGCTGATTCGCGCCGTACTGTCGCGTCTCGACGACTTCTCCCCGCGGGTGGCGGGCGTGGCGGTCAACATCGCCGCGATCGCCGCGATCCATCGCTTCGATTTCGACGCCGCGCGCCGATGGCAGCAGCGGGCCGTGCCGTATCACGATGCGACGGGTCCCTTCCTTCGGGTGTACGGCCGCTGCTTCGCGGGCATCGCCGAGCGGGAGCAACTCCTGATCCCGGCGGCCGACGAGGCGTTCCGCGACGCGGTGGAGTTCGCGACGACGACCATGGGCCCGCACTCGCACGCGGCGCGGCTCGCGAGCGCGCTGCTCGGCGAATTGCGTTACGAGACAGGCGATGTGGACACCGCAGCGGAACTCCTCTTGGAGAGCCTGGGATTGGCGGAGGAAGGCGGCGGCGGCGTCGATTTCATGATCGCCACCTATGCGACGGGAGCGCGGGTCGAGGCCGTCAGGGGCGATCTCCGTGCGGCCGCGAAGCGGTTGAACGACGGCATGGCGAGTGCCGAACGGATGGCGCTGCCACGGCTCGCGGCCCGGTTGCGCAACGAGCGAATCCGGTTGGGTCTCGGTCTCGCACCCGACGAGATCGAGCGCCTCGTCGGTCGGCGAGAACTCCGGCACGACGACGGGATCGCCACGCTCATCGCCGAACTCGACGAAGACTCCGCGATCCGGCTGCTGCTCACGGCGTACCCGCCGGACCGGCACGACGAGGCATGCGAGCGGGCGCGCGCCCTGCTGACGAGCATCGAGTCCGCACCTCGCCCGCTGGCCGCCGTACGCGCCCGGCTGCTGCTCGGCACCGCTCTGCGCCGCGCGGGCCGGGCGGAGGACGCGGCGCGGGAGCTGGCTGCCGCGGTGGCGACGTGCGACGAGGCGGGACTGGTCCGTCTGCCGATCGATGCGATGCGTGACCTGCCCGGCCCCGACGCTCGCTGA
- a CDS encoding epoxyqueuosine reductase, translating to MSTQDQEPTGRLAEHPTVQRIAERGRTTPDPVLDTARLREICSAAGADDVGFVSVDDPRVAVELEHARGILPTAKTFVSFCVRMNRDNLRSPMRSLANTEFNHADDETNEVSRRITRALQDAGYRAVYPAPGYPMEVDRFPGRIWVIAHKVVAEAAGLGVMGIHRNIIHPKFGNFVLLGTVVTDAVIDEPTPPLAFNPCLECKLCVSACPVGAITTDGGFDFQACYTHNYREFMGGFTDWAETVADSADRDEYRERVTTGESFSMWQSLSFKPNYKAGYCMAVCPAGEDVIGGFLDNRKGHLDEVVRPLQNKEEPVYVLPGSAAEEHVTRRFPNKTPKPVTNGFPDEVNDLLDQIGPRPRPRTAPD from the coding sequence ATGTCGACACAAGACCAGGAACCAACGGGGCGGCTGGCCGAGCATCCGACCGTGCAGCGGATCGCCGAGCGGGGGCGGACGACGCCCGATCCGGTACTCGACACCGCGCGCCTTCGCGAGATCTGTTCGGCCGCAGGCGCCGACGATGTCGGCTTCGTCTCGGTGGACGATCCGAGGGTGGCCGTGGAATTGGAGCACGCGCGCGGAATCCTACCCACGGCAAAGACTTTCGTGTCCTTCTGCGTGCGAATGAACCGAGACAACTTGCGCAGCCCGATGCGCAGCCTCGCCAACACCGAGTTCAACCACGCCGACGACGAGACCAACGAGGTATCACGTCGCATCACCAGGGCACTCCAGGACGCCGGCTATCGCGCCGTCTATCCCGCGCCGGGATATCCGATGGAGGTCGATCGGTTTCCCGGGCGGATCTGGGTCATCGCGCACAAGGTGGTGGCCGAGGCCGCCGGTCTGGGCGTTATGGGCATACACCGCAACATCATTCACCCGAAGTTCGGCAACTTCGTCCTGCTCGGCACGGTGGTCACCGACGCGGTGATCGATGAGCCGACGCCACCGCTGGCATTCAACCCGTGCCTCGAGTGCAAGCTGTGCGTGTCCGCGTGCCCGGTCGGCGCCATCACCACCGACGGTGGTTTCGACTTCCAGGCCTGCTACACGCACAACTATCGAGAGTTCATGGGCGGCTTCACCGATTGGGCCGAAACCGTCGCCGACAGCGCCGACCGCGACGAGTACCGCGAGCGGGTGACCACCGGCGAGTCCTTCTCGATGTGGCAGAGCCTGTCGTTCAAACCCAACTACAAGGCCGGCTACTGCATGGCCGTCTGCCCGGCGGGTGAGGATGTGATCGGCGGCTTCCTCGACAACCGGAAGGGCCACCTCGACGAGGTCGTCCGTCCGTTGCAGAACAAGGAGGAACCCGTGTACGTGTTGCCGGGATCCGCCGCCGAGGAGCATGTCACGCGGCGGTTCCCGAACAAGACACCGAAGCCGGTCACCAACGGATTCCCGGACGAGGTCAACGATCTGCTCGACCAGATCGGCCCGCGACCACGGCCGCGCACCGCGCCGGACTGA
- a CDS encoding class I SAM-dependent methyltransferase, with protein sequence MTQAPEFWNTVYDNDTAPWVIGEPQPAILALERDGWISGRVLDPGTGAGEHTIALTKLGYDVLGVDLSPSAVAYARRNAADKGVPNARFEVVDVLTLADADDDRLGVFDTVVDSALFHVFGTEPEARAAYVRGLFRVCKPGGLVHVLALSDIEEGFGPRISDSLIRESFAGEGWELEELVPSTYRGRVTEVVAEDAARHNLPTEGPVDVVAWLARIRRI encoded by the coding sequence ATGACTCAGGCTCCGGAATTCTGGAACACCGTCTACGACAACGACACCGCCCCCTGGGTGATCGGGGAACCGCAACCGGCGATCCTCGCGCTCGAACGGGACGGCTGGATCAGCGGCCGGGTGCTCGATCCCGGCACGGGCGCGGGTGAGCACACCATCGCGCTGACGAAACTGGGCTACGACGTGCTCGGCGTGGATCTGTCTCCGAGCGCGGTCGCCTACGCCCGGCGCAACGCCGCGGACAAAGGTGTCCCGAATGCCCGGTTCGAGGTGGTCGACGTGCTCACGCTCGCCGACGCGGACGACGACCGGCTCGGCGTCTTCGACACCGTGGTCGACAGCGCCCTCTTCCATGTCTTCGGCACCGAACCCGAGGCGCGTGCCGCCTATGTGCGCGGGTTGTTCCGTGTGTGCAAGCCCGGCGGACTCGTGCACGTCCTCGCACTCTCGGACATCGAGGAAGGTTTCGGTCCGCGGATCAGCGATTCGCTGATCCGCGAATCGTTCGCGGGCGAGGGCTGGGAACTCGAAGAACTCGTTCCCTCCACCTATCGCGGGCGGGTCACCGAAGTGGTGGCCGAGGACGCGGCCCGCCACAACCTGCCCACCGAGGGCCCGGTCGACGTGGTCGCCTGGCTGGCGCGTATCCGGCGGATCTGA
- a CDS encoding helix-turn-helix domain-containing protein → MTEHPRLHSIPGGRDDRTRRPEPSAPEPLWREALGERLRALRQEQRETLVETAGRAGISPQYLSEVERGRKEPSSEMIAALAGALGTTLGGLTEQVAEELRGRRHAYQRRSKAAPTMLLRAA, encoded by the coding sequence ATGACCGAGCATCCGAGACTGCACTCGATCCCCGGTGGCCGCGACGACCGAACTCGGCGACCCGAGCCGTCCGCTCCGGAACCGCTGTGGCGCGAGGCGCTCGGCGAACGGTTGCGCGCGCTGCGGCAGGAACAGCGCGAGACGCTCGTGGAAACCGCGGGCCGGGCCGGCATCTCGCCGCAGTACCTCTCGGAGGTCGAACGCGGGCGCAAGGAGCCGTCCAGCGAGATGATCGCGGCGTTGGCCGGTGCGCTCGGCACCACCCTCGGCGGGCTGACCGAGCAGGTCGCCGAGGAGTTGCGCGGGCGGCGGCACGCCTACCAGCGGCGGTCCAAGGCCGCGCCGACCATGCTGCTCCGCGCGGCCTGA